CGCCGGGCACAGGTCCGCGGCCGGGACACCCCGGACGGCAAGCTGCCCGTCGAACGAGCGACCGAGCTTCCGACTGGCCGACTGGACCTGCCGCCAACCCGGCGACTCCGCGCCGGAACCGTTGCCGAGAGCCGGCTGCATCGCCTGAAAGTCCACTGGGGACAGATACCGCAGCATGTCCAGTTGGTCGGTGATCAACCGGACCGCGAGCGTCGCCCGGACCAGCAGCGCCTCGGCGACCGACAGCTCCCCGGCATCCACCCGATCGGTCGCCTCGGCCAGCTCCGCCGCCGCCAGTTTCAGCCACAGCTCGGCGGACTGGTGCACCACCTGGAAAAGCAGCTCGTCGCGATGGATCACCTCGCCCGGCGATCGTTGCAGACCCAGCAAAGTATCCGTCCGCATATAACGCGCGTAGTCCGTAGCGCCGGAACCCGGCAGGACAGGCGAGTGGTCATGCTTCACGGACAATCCCTCCGGTCGGCGTGGACGTACCGGGATCAGCAATGCGTTGGCGGCAATCATCCAACCACGGACAGCAATGCGCTACCCCTTGGTCGCAGCAAGTTTCAAACTTCCTGATTGGCCGAGGATTGCCAGCACCGACACCACGGGCCAACGCTGGAGAATCCGCTACCTGTCAGTACGCGCCGGCGGTGCGGTGCCCACGTGGTTGCGGATGCGCACCTCGACCACCGGTGTCTTCTCGGCCGGGACCTCCGAGCGTAGTGCGGGGCTAGGGGTGTGGCGCCGTCGTGGCGTACAGCACGGCCTGGACGGCCTGGCGGAGATCTTCCCGGCTCTCGGTGGTGCCCGGTGTCGGAGCGGTCAGCGCGCCGGCGCCGGCCAGCCGATCGAAGAGCAGACCGTCGATGTACGCCACGAGGTGAGCGCCCTGCCGCGATGGGTCGGGCGCCCCGGCGCGGGCCAGCAACGCCTCGGCCTGTGCCCGGAAGGCGGTGCCATGGCTCAGGATCTGGCGCAACTGGGGGCGGTGAGTGGCCTCGATCAGGCAGGCGTACCGGGCCAGTGTCCGGTTGCGGTGGGCGCTCAGCCAACGGTCGAGCAGCGTGGCGATGCCGATCGCCAGGTGCTCGATGTCGGCGGCGGTCAGCGGCGCCGGGTCGGCGCGGGGCGGGCCGGACGCCAGCTGGTCCCGCGTGATGTCGGCCCACTCCAGCTCGGCCAGACGCCGTACCACGCCTTCGATGAGCGCCTCCCGGGTGCGGAAGTAGGCCGAGGTGGAGCCGAGGGGCAACCGCGCCCGGGCGTCCACCGCCCGGTGGGTCAGCCCGCGCATGCCGGCTTCGGCGATCAGGTCGATCGCCGCGTCCGCGAGCAGGGCAATCCGACTGCCGGTCACCGCGCCTCCTCGTTCGCCTTCTCTACACCTGTAGAGTACTTCTACAGGTGTAGAGAGAGTGGGAGGGACACGTGACGAGCCAGATGCGGACACCACCTTCTGCGGTGGTGGTGGGCGGCGGGATCGCCGGGCTGTCGAGCGCGCTGGCCCTGCACCGGGCCGGCTGGCAGGTGACGGTGCTGGAGCGGCAGCCGGAGTTCGGGGAGGTCGGGGCGGGCCTCAGCCTGATGGCCAACGGGCCGCCCGCCGAGGTGACCTACCTGCGCGATGGCGATTCGGTCACCATCCCCGCCGACCTGGTCGTCGGGGCGGACGGCATCCACAGCAGGGTGCGTAACCTGCTGTGGCCGGATCTCCCGCTGCCGGCATACTGCGGGTCCACCGCGTGGCGCGGGGTGACACCACAGCCGTGGCCCGAACCGGTCCCGGCCGCACTCAGTTGGGACCGGGGTGCGGAGTTCGGCATGCTCCCGTTCGCGGACAACCGGGTCTACTGGTACGCCGCCGTGTGCGCTCCGGCGGGGCAGCGGTCCACCAACGAGCACGCGGCCGTACGGGATCGCTTCGGCGCGTGGCACGAGCCCATCGCGGCGCTGATCGACGCCACCCCCGCCGAGGCGGTCCTACGGCACGACCTCTACCACCTGGATCGGCTACCCGACACGTACGTCAAGGGCCGGGTGGCGCTGGTCGGCGACGCCGCCCACGCGATGACCCCGTTCCTGGGACAGGGCGCCTGTCAGGCGATCGAGGACGCGGTGGTGCTCGGCCGAGCGTTCGCCGGTGGGGCGCCGCCGGGGGAGGCGTTGGCCCGCTACGACCAGCTGCGGCTTCCGCGTACCCGAAGCGTCGCGCGGGCCTCGCTGCTGGCCGGCAGGTTCGGTCAGCAGCTCGACAACCCGGTCGCCGTGGCGCTGCGCAACGCGATGATGCGGCTCACCCCCGCGTCGGTGGCGCTGAGATCCATGGCACGGCACGTCGCCTGGGATCCACCCGACCTCATGCCCTAGGTCGGTTCCCTCGGTTGCTGCGACGGTACGCGACCGCAGGCGTCGATAAACTGGATTTATTCCAGAAGAGTGGGCTAGGGTTCGTCACGTGATGACCGACCTCGAGGCGCAGCTGCGGGCGGTCTCGTTGCGCGTGACCCGGCCCCGGTTGGCGGTGCTCGCCGCGCTGCGTGACCACCGGCACGTCGACACCGACACGGTGATCGCCCTGGTGCGGGCGAATCATCCCACGGTGTCCCACCAGACGGTGTACGACGTGCTGCGCGCGCTCACCGAGGCCGGCCTGGTGCGGCGCATCCAGCCCGCCGGGGCGACCGCCCGGTACGAGTCCCGGGTGGGGGACAACCATCACCATGTCGTCTGCCGCTCCTGCGGCGCGATCGCCGACGTCGACTGCGCTGTCGGCCATGCTCCCTGTCTCACCGCCTCCGGCGACCACGGCTTCGTGGTCGACGAGGCGGAGGTCGTCTACTGGGGCACCTGCCCCGACTGTGCGACCGAACGCACCCGCCAGTGATCCGCCAGTTCGGAAGGAAACAGATGAGCGACACCCAGGACAACGCGCCCGCGAGCGCGCAGGGCGTGGACCAGAAGGCGGCGGCCGGTTGCCCGGTCGCGCACGACTCCGTGACCGCGCGGGGCAGCGAGAGTGAGAACCCGGCGATCGACTCGCCGACGCCGAAGACCGGCGGCCGCCCGCGTACCAACCGGGACTGGTGGCCCAACCAGCTCGACCTCTCGGTGTTGCACGCCCAGTCGCCGAAGGGCAACCCGCTGGGGGAGAGCTTCAGCTACGCCGGCGAGTTCGCCAAGCTCGACGTCGAGGCCCTCAAGCGGGACATCGTCCAGGTTCTCACCACCTCGCAGGACTGGTGGCCCGCCGACTTCGGCCACTACGGCGGCCTCATGATCCGGATGAGCTGGCACGCCGCGGGCACCTACCGCATCCACGACGGTCGCGGCGGCGCCGGCGACGGCGGTCAGCGGTTCGCCCCGCTCAACAGCTGGCCGGACAATGCCAACCTGGACAAGGCCCGCCGGCTGCTGTGGCCGGTCAAGCAGAAGTACGGCCAGAAGATCTCCTGGGCCGACCTGCTCGTGCTCGCCGGCAACGTCGCCCTGGAGTCGATGGGCTTCAAGACCTTCGGCTTCGGCTTCGGCCGGGAGGACGTCTGGGAGCCCGAGGAGATCTTCTGGGGTCCGGAGGACGCCTGGCTCGGCGACGAGCGCTACGCCTCCGAGAAGGAGATGGTGACCGGCGTCGGGGCCACCGAGATGGGGCTCATCTACGTCAACCCGGAGGGCCCCCGCGGCAACGCGGACCCGGCCGCGGCGGCGCACTTCATCCGCGAGACCTTCGGCCGGATGGCGATGAACGACGAGGAGACCGTCGCCCTCATCGCCGGTGGCCACACCTTCGGCAAGACCCACGGCGCCGGTATCGCCGACGACCACGTCGGTCCCGAGCCCGAGGCCGCCCCGTTGGAGGCGCAGGGCCTGGGCTGGCTGAGCACCCACGGCAGCGGCAAGGGTGCGGACACCATCACCAGCGGTCTCGAGGTGACGTGGACCGACCGGCCGACGCAGTGGAGCAACCGCTTCTTCGAGATCCTCTTCGGCTACGAGTGGGAACTCACCACGAGCCCCGGCGGCGCGAAGCAGTGGGTCGCCAAGGACGCCGAGGCGATCGTTCCGGACGCGCACGACCCGTCGAAGAAGCACCTGCCGACGATGCTCACGACCGACCTGTCGCTGCGCGTCGACCCGGCGTACGAGAAGATCTCGCGCCGGTTCCTGGAGAACCCCGACGAGTTCGCGCTGGCGTTCGCCAAGGCGTGGTACAAGCTGCTGCACCGCGACATGGGTCCGGTCAGCCGCTTCCTCGGGCCGTGGGTCCCGGAGGCCCAGCTGTGGCAGGACCCGGTGCCGGCCGTCGACCACGAGCTCGTCGGTGACGCCGACGTCGCCGCCCTCAAGGCGAAGATCCTGGAGTCCGGCCTCACGACCGCCCAGCTGGTCGCCACCGCCTGGGCCTCGGCTGCCAGCTTCCGGTCCACCGACAAGCGGGGCGGCGCCAACGGCGCCCGGATCCGCCTTGAGCCGCAGCGCAGCTGGGAGGTCAACCAGCCCGAGCAGCTCGCGACGGTCCTGGCGACCCTGGAGGGCATCCAGCGGGAGTTCAACGAGGCCGGCGGGGCGAAGATCTCGCTCGCGGACCTGATCGTGCTGGCCGGCTCGGCCGCCGTCGAGAAGGCGGCGCGCGACGCCGGCGTCGAGGTGACCGTGCCGTTCCGGCCGGGCCGCACCGACGCCACCGCGGAGCAGACCGACGTCGACTCCTTCCGGGTCCTCGAGCCGCGCGCCGACGGGTTCCGCAACTACCTGCGGGCCGGCGAGAAGACCCAGCCGGAGGTGCTGCTGCTCGACCGGGCCTACATGCTCGACCTGACCGCGCCCGAGATGACCGTCCTCGTCGGCGGTCTGCGCTCCCTCGGGGCCAACGTCGGCGGCACGCCGCACGGCGTCCTCACCGACCGGCCCGGCGTGCTGACCAACGACTTCTTCACCAACGTGCTCTCCCCGGGCACCCGGTGGAAGGCGTCGGAGTCCGACGAGCACGTGTACGAGATCCGGGACCTGGCCACCGACAAGGTGAAGTGGACCGCCACCGCGGTCGACCTCATCTTCGGCTCCAACTCCCAGCTCCGGGCCCTCGCGGAGGTCTACGCCAGCGAGGACGCGCGGGGCAAGTTCGTCGCCGATTTCGTTGCCGCCTGGACCAAGGTCATGGAACTCGACCGGTTCGACCTGGTCTGACCCGACCGCACCGCCGAGCCCCGGTCGATCCACCTGCGATCGACCGGGGCTCGACGCCTCCTGGCCCGCGCCACCAGGGCGCGATCCGGCCTCCGCCGGTGCGGCGGCGGCAGTCTTGGCAGGATGGTGCGGTGGCGATCCCGAATCGGCGTGACCTCGGTGGGGTGTTCGACGAGGTGCCGGAGCTCTACGACCGGATCCGGCCGGGATACCCCGACGACCTCGTCGCCGATCTCGTCACCGTCACGGGCGTCGGCGAGCGATCGTCGGTGCTGGAGGTGGGCTGCGGGACCGGCCAGGCGACCCGTTCGCTGGCGGCGCTCGGTTGTGCGCTGACCGCCGTCGAGCCGGGCGCGGGCATGGCGGCACTGGCCCGCCGACGGCTCGCCGCCTTCGGCAGGGTCACCGTGGAGCGGTCGACGTTCGAGGCGTGGGACGACCGCGGCAGACGCTTCGATCTCCTGGTGGCCGCCTCGTCCTGGCACTGGGTCGACCCGTCGATCGGCTGGCGGCGAGCGCACGACGTGCTCCGTCCCGGCGGGTGGCTGGCGCTGCTCGGCCACGTCGTGGTCCGCCGACCGGGAAAGCCGGAGGTGTACGCCGAAACCGTCGACCTGCACGAGCGGTTCGCCCCCGGGAACCCGGACTGGGGCCATCCGCCGTCGGAGGACGACGTGCGCGCCACCGACGTGGGCTGGGGACCGGTGGCCGATCCGGGCGGCCTGTTCGGACCGACGGTCGTGCGCTGGCACCCGACCGTCCAGTGGCTGGACGGGGCGGGCTTCGCCGATCTCCTTCGCTCGACGTCGCCGTACCGGAGGCTTGATCGCGACGTCCGCGAGCCGCTCCTCGACGCCGTCGCCGAGCGCATCCGTACCCGGATGGGCGACCGGGCGGCACGCCGCTACCTGAGCGTCCTCCGGGTCGGACAGCGCGCCGATTGACCGCCGACGCTATTGCCTGATTCCCACCAACTGCCGGACGTATTGACAAGTGTCGACATTCGGGTGAGGCTGGACGAGAGAGCGCTCTCTCACATCGGGTCCCACCGACCACCACCAGTCTGGCCAGGGAAACTCCGATGTCTTCGGCGGCGGCGCCGGAGGTGTCCCTGACCCGTACCCCCGACAGGAGTCACGAGATGGACAGGGCCGCACCCCTCTCCGCCATCCGCAGCCGACTGCGCCTCGCCACGGCGATCGGCGCCCTGCTGGTGCTGCTCGGCACCTACGTGGTGTCCACCACCGCGCGGGCCGACGCCGCCCCGGGCATCAACGCCATCCGGGTGGCGGAGTTCCCCGCCGACTGCACCTACAGTCACCGGCTCCCGGACGACCCGATCATCTTCCCCGGGCTGCCCGGCGCCTCGCACATGCACAGCTTCTTCGGCAGCACGGTGACCAACGCCCACACCACCCTTCCCGACCTGGTCAACTCGCCCACCACCTGCAACCCGCGGGTGGACGTCTCGTCGTACTGGGTGCCGACCCTCTACAACAACAACGTGCCGGTGGAGCCGGCCATCGCCACGTTCTACTACCTGGGCGAGGGGGTACGCGACGACGTCGTCGCGCAGACCCAGCCGTTCCCGCTGGGGTTGCGGCTCGTCGCCGGCAACGCGGTGGCCACCGGGCCGGGTCAGAGCATCGCCCGCTGGTCCTGCCTGCACGCCGGGCACGTGCCGCCGTCCAAGGACTTCGTCAACTGCCCGGCCGGCACGATGCTGGAGTCGTACCTGGACTTCCCGCAGTGCTGGAACGGCCGGGACCTGGACTCGCCGGACCACAAGAGCCACCTGGCGTACCCGGTGAACCAGGCCTGCCCGGCCAGTCACCCGGTGCACGTGCCGAAGCTGCGGCAGGTGCTGCGATACCCGGTCAACGGTGACCCGTCGCGGTTCCGACTGGCCTCCGGGCCGGGCTACACGATGCACGGCGACTTCTTCAACGCCTGGCCGGTGGCGGAACTGTCCCGCCGGGTCCGCGACTGCATCCGTCCGGTCATCAAGTGCGGGCACGACGGCCGGCCGATCTGAGCCGGACACGATCGCACCCGAGGCGGGCCCGGTCACGCCGGGCCCGCCGCCCCGGACGCCGAGGAGGCCGGATGCGGGTCACCGTCACCGCACCGTCCACGTTGCTCGCGGTGCTGCTCGTCGCCGGCTGCTCCGCCGGGTCACCGCCCGCCACCGGCGGCACCTCGCCGCCGGCCACCGCGCCGACGAGCCAGGCCGCACCGACAAGCCAGGCCGCACCGACGAGCGATGCCGCACCGACGAGCGTGGCGGCGCCGGGCTCGACCGCCGCTGGGGCGTTCAGCGCCACCGACATCGCCTGGCTCCAGCTGACGGCGGCGATGGCCGAACGGCTGCTGCCGGTGCTCGACCTGGTGCCCACCCGGACCACCGACCCGGCCTGGCGGCGCCTCGCCGCCCAGGTCGAGGCCACCCACCGCACCGACCTGGCCCGGTCCCACCGGCTGCTCGGCGACTCCGGCGCGCCGTCGACCAACCCGCACGAGGGCCACGACATGCCGGGCATGGTCACCGACGAGGAACTGGCCACGCTGCGCTCGGCCACTGGCGAGGCGTTCCGCCGGCTGGTCGCGGGGCACCTGCGCGCGCACCTGACGCAGTCGGTCCGGATCGCCGACGCGGCGCGGCAGAGCGGCGCCCACCCGGCGAGCACCGCGCTGGCCGCGACCGTGGTCCGGGACGGCACCGCCGCGCTCGCGCGGCTCGACCGGCTCGACCCGCCCGATCGGCTGAACCCGCCCGATCGGCTCGACCAGCCATCGACGGCCCGCGCGGCGACGGGCGCCGCCGGGCTGGTCCCGCGTACCCGCTGAGGCGCGGAGGCTCATTGTTCACCCTGTGTTCTCCATCCCGTTCGTTCACCGCTGCTACCAACAAGCCAGGTCCTTCGAAGATCAACGGCAGCGACGGGATGGGGCACAGGTGCGGGTCAAGGGGATTGCGGCGGTCGCCGCTGCGATGATGGTGCTTGCCGCCGGA
This is a stretch of genomic DNA from Micromonospora sp. WMMD1082. It encodes these proteins:
- a CDS encoding tryptophan 2,3-dioxygenase family protein encodes the protein MKHDHSPVLPGSGATDYARYMRTDTLLGLQRSPGEVIHRDELLFQVVHQSAELWLKLAAAELAEATDRVDAGELSVAEALLVRATLAVRLITDQLDMLRYLSPVDFQAMQPALGNGSGAESPGWRQVQSASRKLGRSFDGQLAVRGVPAADLCPADLSDPLHRLAEAMVEWDERVSLWRVRHYQVALRIGGHPPAGTPGSPVNMLAKLAGHRFFPELWQVRMHSTADD
- a CDS encoding TetR/AcrR family transcriptional regulator codes for the protein MTGSRIALLADAAIDLIAEAGMRGLTHRAVDARARLPLGSTSAYFRTREALIEGVVRRLAELEWADITRDQLASGPPRADPAPLTAADIEHLAIGIATLLDRWLSAHRNRTLARYACLIEATHRPQLRQILSHGTAFRAQAEALLARAGAPDPSRQGAHLVAYIDGLLFDRLAGAGALTAPTPGTTESREDLRQAVQAVLYATTAPHP
- a CDS encoding FAD-dependent oxidoreductase; this translates as MTSQMRTPPSAVVVGGGIAGLSSALALHRAGWQVTVLERQPEFGEVGAGLSLMANGPPAEVTYLRDGDSVTIPADLVVGADGIHSRVRNLLWPDLPLPAYCGSTAWRGVTPQPWPEPVPAALSWDRGAEFGMLPFADNRVYWYAAVCAPAGQRSTNEHAAVRDRFGAWHEPIAALIDATPAEAVLRHDLYHLDRLPDTYVKGRVALVGDAAHAMTPFLGQGACQAIEDAVVLGRAFAGGAPPGEALARYDQLRLPRTRSVARASLLAGRFGQQLDNPVAVALRNAMMRLTPASVALRSMARHVAWDPPDLMP
- a CDS encoding Fur family transcriptional regulator, coding for MTDLEAQLRAVSLRVTRPRLAVLAALRDHRHVDTDTVIALVRANHPTVSHQTVYDVLRALTEAGLVRRIQPAGATARYESRVGDNHHHVVCRSCGAIADVDCAVGHAPCLTASGDHGFVVDEAEVVYWGTCPDCATERTRQ
- the katG gene encoding catalase/peroxidase HPI yields the protein MSDTQDNAPASAQGVDQKAAAGCPVAHDSVTARGSESENPAIDSPTPKTGGRPRTNRDWWPNQLDLSVLHAQSPKGNPLGESFSYAGEFAKLDVEALKRDIVQVLTTSQDWWPADFGHYGGLMIRMSWHAAGTYRIHDGRGGAGDGGQRFAPLNSWPDNANLDKARRLLWPVKQKYGQKISWADLLVLAGNVALESMGFKTFGFGFGREDVWEPEEIFWGPEDAWLGDERYASEKEMVTGVGATEMGLIYVNPEGPRGNADPAAAAHFIRETFGRMAMNDEETVALIAGGHTFGKTHGAGIADDHVGPEPEAAPLEAQGLGWLSTHGSGKGADTITSGLEVTWTDRPTQWSNRFFEILFGYEWELTTSPGGAKQWVAKDAEAIVPDAHDPSKKHLPTMLTTDLSLRVDPAYEKISRRFLENPDEFALAFAKAWYKLLHRDMGPVSRFLGPWVPEAQLWQDPVPAVDHELVGDADVAALKAKILESGLTTAQLVATAWASAASFRSTDKRGGANGARIRLEPQRSWEVNQPEQLATVLATLEGIQREFNEAGGAKISLADLIVLAGSAAVEKAARDAGVEVTVPFRPGRTDATAEQTDVDSFRVLEPRADGFRNYLRAGEKTQPEVLLLDRAYMLDLTAPEMTVLVGGLRSLGANVGGTPHGVLTDRPGVLTNDFFTNVLSPGTRWKASESDEHVYEIRDLATDKVKWTATAVDLIFGSNSQLRALAEVYASEDARGKFVADFVAAWTKVMELDRFDLV
- a CDS encoding class I SAM-dependent methyltransferase — encoded protein: MAIPNRRDLGGVFDEVPELYDRIRPGYPDDLVADLVTVTGVGERSSVLEVGCGTGQATRSLAALGCALTAVEPGAGMAALARRRLAAFGRVTVERSTFEAWDDRGRRFDLLVAASSWHWVDPSIGWRRAHDVLRPGGWLALLGHVVVRRPGKPEVYAETVDLHERFAPGNPDWGHPPSEDDVRATDVGWGPVADPGGLFGPTVVRWHPTVQWLDGAGFADLLRSTSPYRRLDRDVREPLLDAVAERIRTRMGDRAARRYLSVLRVGQRAD
- a CDS encoding DUF1996 domain-containing protein, with amino-acid sequence MSSAAAPEVSLTRTPDRSHEMDRAAPLSAIRSRLRLATAIGALLVLLGTYVVSTTARADAAPGINAIRVAEFPADCTYSHRLPDDPIIFPGLPGASHMHSFFGSTVTNAHTTLPDLVNSPTTCNPRVDVSSYWVPTLYNNNVPVEPAIATFYYLGEGVRDDVVAQTQPFPLGLRLVAGNAVATGPGQSIARWSCLHAGHVPPSKDFVNCPAGTMLESYLDFPQCWNGRDLDSPDHKSHLAYPVNQACPASHPVHVPKLRQVLRYPVNGDPSRFRLASGPGYTMHGDFFNAWPVAELSRRVRDCIRPVIKCGHDGRPI
- a CDS encoding DUF305 domain-containing protein — its product is MRVTVTAPSTLLAVLLVAGCSAGSPPATGGTSPPATAPTSQAAPTSQAAPTSDAAPTSVAAPGSTAAGAFSATDIAWLQLTAAMAERLLPVLDLVPTRTTDPAWRRLAAQVEATHRTDLARSHRLLGDSGAPSTNPHEGHDMPGMVTDEELATLRSATGEAFRRLVAGHLRAHLTQSVRIADAARQSGAHPASTALAATVVRDGTAALARLDRLDPPDRLNPPDRLDQPSTARAATGAAGLVPRTR